The Paenibacillus dendritiformis region CGGGAACCTCCAGTAGGCCCGGTGAACCGGAAGCTTCTCGATGTCCTCCAACGGATGGAAAATCGGGAAGCGGGCAATCGTGTAATGGCCGTTCGACACGGGCAAAATGCCGAGCCCATGGCGGGCGAAGCAGGGAGACAGCTCGCCGGAGGAATCGAACTTGCACTGTAGCCGCGCCTGCACGCCGGGCTCCAGCCCGTTAATCTGCTGGCTCGTAATGTCGAAATACCCGTTGGCGTTCACTTGGTGCAAAATATCGTAGCGGTCAAATAGCTTCTCCCAGATGAATCTTTTTTCCGCAGCCGGCTTGCCGCCATCTCCTTCATCCCCCCTGGAGCTTCCTCGTGTTCCCGGAATCGTCCCCGTTCCGGCCTTATTCTTCGAGTTGATAATTCATGACAAGCACCTCGTCCACCGCGCCGCGGGCGGTCGCCTTGGAGTTGATATTGCGGCGGGCCTGCACGATATGGAGCGGGAAGCCGTCGTACAGCTCGCGAATATAGTCTGTCGCATGGTTCGACAGCATTACATAGACGCCGCGTCCGTCCAGCTCGCGGAACAGATTGGCCAGCCGCAGCTGCTCGTCCCGCCCGAAGCCGTCCTTCGCATAGGAGGTGAAGGCGGCCGTCTTGGTCAAGACGTCGTACGGCGGATCGAAGTACACGAAGTCTCCCGCCTGCGCCGATTCCACGGCACGCTCGAAGTCGCCGACGGTCATGGCGATATCTGCTGATTGGAAATAGGACGCCAAGGCGCGGATCGTCTCTTCCTGGACGATATCCGGCTGCTTGTAGCGCCCGAAGGGGACATTGTTCTGTCCCTTCGCGTTGACCCGGTACAGGCCGTTATAGCATGTCCGGTTCAAATAGACGAGACGGGCGGCCCGGGTAACGGCGTCCAGCCGCGCGTATTCCTCCGGATTCCGGTCCCAGGAGCGGACCTCATAGTAATAGCTCTCTTCGTTCCGGTGCACCCGCAGCGCGTCGATAAGCGCTTCCGGCTCCCGGCGAATGGTCTCATACAGATTGATCAGCTCGCCATTCACGTCGTTGATGCAGGCGCGCGGCGGCATCAGATCGAACAGCAGCGCGGCGCCTCCGATGAACGGCTCATAATAGGCCGCCTGCGACCAGTCGAGGCGCGGCAGACGGCGGCGGATGTCGGGGAGCAGTTGGCGCTTGCCTCCCGCCCATTTGAGTATCGGTTTCAACATTGCCCTTCACCCCTGTCGGTTATCTGCGTCGTGAGGACTTGCTCGCCCGCAGGCGGGGCAGTCTCTCCTCACGAAAAAAAAGGCGGCCTGAAGGCCGCACGTAAGTTCGCGTATCCTCTTCTATTGTACCGAACGGGAGGGAGAAGACGCAATATCGAAAATGCGGCTCCGGCCGCTCGCTCGGGGAATCTGACGATTCTGCGGACATTAGTACGGCTTCCATACCAGAGTCCGCGCCGCCTGGAACCGTTCGTCGACCGCTGGCCAGTTGACGACATGCCACCAATCCTCGATATATTTGGCCCGCTCGTTCTTGTGCTTCAAATAGTAGGCGTGCTCCCACACGTCGATCGGAAGGAGCGGGATGACGTCCCACTGCGACAGATTCTGATGCTTCTCCGCCTGCAAAATCTCCAAGCGGCGGCTGCGCGGACTCCAGACCAGAATCGTCCAGCCGCCGCCCTCTACCTTCTCCGCAGCCTTGGAGAAATGCATTTTGAACGCCTTGAAACTCCCGAAATCTTGCGTAATCTGGTCCAGCAGATCCCCGGTCGGCTGGCCGCCGCCCACCGGATTCATCGTATTCCAGAAAATCGTGTGCAAATAGTGGCCGGCTCCGTGGAACGCAAGCTCTCTTTCCCAGTGCGTCACCAGATCGAAGCGGCCGGTGCGCCGCGCTTCCGCCAATGCGCGCTCGGCCTGGTTCAAGCCGTCGACATAGCTCTGATGGTGCTTGTCGTGATGGACCCGCATCGTCGTCTCGTCGATATACGGCTCCAGGGCGTCATACGGATACGGCAATGGCGGCAGCGTGTGGCCTCCGATCGGGACGGAGGCCGGCTCCGCACGCAGATAGTACTCTGGCACCGGCGGCTGATGCTGAGGGTGGCCAGCCGGCCATCCTTCAGGCAGGGTATACGGCAGCTCCCGGTACGGCAGGCTGCCGAACGGGGCGTCTTCGCGCGAGCTGCGGGCTTCGCCGTGCTCCTGAACCGGTTGTACCGGCTGAATCCCCTGGGCCGCTTGGGCCGCCTGGGCCGCCTGGGGCGTCTGAGCCGAACCGATGTAAGCCAGAATGCCCGGTGCAGGCGATTGGGGGGCGGTTGCTGTCGGGCTGTGGGAGTCCTCTTCGGATTCACTGTCATAGGCTGTCAAGGGATATTCCGCTTCTGCCGGTGCTCCGGAGCTGCTGCCGCTGTCGACAGGCGGGGCTTCGTGGATGAACGCCTTCGGCTGCACGGCGTGCGCCCCCGGTGCGT contains the following coding sequences:
- a CDS encoding DNA adenine methylase yields the protein MLKPILKWAGGKRQLLPDIRRRLPRLDWSQAAYYEPFIGGAALLFDLMPPRACINDVNGELINLYETIRREPEALIDALRVHRNEESYYYEVRSWDRNPEEYARLDAVTRAARLVYLNRTCYNGLYRVNAKGQNNVPFGRYKQPDIVQEETIRALASYFQSADIAMTVGDFERAVESAQAGDFVYFDPPYDVLTKTAAFTSYAKDGFGRDEQLRLANLFRELDGRGVYVMLSNHATDYIRELYDGFPLHIVQARRNINSKATARGAVDEVLVMNYQLEE
- a CDS encoding Fe-Mn family superoxide dismutase, with the protein product MEYIYGSLMPVRVLEEIVFWKKQEREHIEVILAIVPQLEPEYVQVLREWEPVFTKTEEAASAWLQFILSQGGSTPSDTMHKIELLLKASVYQSEQFVKHLETMKQYSRAVQSVPLAPIVFDHIASESVYFLNVVHALKDKPLSSFAPPDAPGAHAVQPKAFIHEAPPVDSGSSSGAPAEAEYPLTAYDSESEEDSHSPTATAPQSPAPGILAYIGSAQTPQAAQAAQAAQGIQPVQPVQEHGEARSSREDAPFGSLPYRELPYTLPEGWPAGHPQHQPPVPEYYLRAEPASVPIGGHTLPPLPYPYDALEPYIDETTMRVHHDKHHQSYVDGLNQAERALAEARRTGRFDLVTHWERELAFHGAGHYLHTIFWNTMNPVGGGQPTGDLLDQITQDFGSFKAFKMHFSKAAEKVEGGGWTILVWSPRSRRLEILQAEKHQNLSQWDVIPLLPIDVWEHAYYLKHKNERAKYIEDWWHVVNWPAVDERFQAARTLVWKPY